A region of the Gammaproteobacteria bacterium genome:
GGCACACGAGCTACGGTGACCGCTGGATGGTCCACGGCGGTACACCATATGCGATCAAGCAAAAGGAGGAGGGGAACTACTAGCAGAGGTGCCGGGAGGCAGTAACTGAGAGAAAAAATTCCGTATCCTCGTGGCAAAGACCGGCCTTGCGCCACGACAAAATGAGGGCAGGATCCGCAGTTGCTTATGGACAACAAATAACCAGTGTGGATAGAAAATTCGATCACACCTGGGAATGAATACTAAAGGATACGACCCATACCTACCAAATTTACCTTCAAACTTTTCTAACCATATGTTTCTAATGGCGTTTGAACGTAAACTAAAACGCAAGTTACAGGTTATACACGGCCTAGTATCATCTGTTGAGAATGACATTGTCAAGTGATTAGGGTGAAAAAGAGGAAATCAGCAGCGACCGTATAAACCGGTAGTTCATTTTGTACCGCAAGGACACGATTCAACAGATTGATTCTTTTATATTTGCAACGATTGGTTAGCCATCTAATCCCTGCTTTTTCTGGATATCATCTTATTTCCTGATAGCGGCGCCAAGAATTTGTGCCGTTCGCGCAATGACCGCGAGGTCAAAGGGGCCACTCTTCGACAGGGGGAGTTCATGACCAGACCGGAACAGATGTACGCTTCCGGTTGGATCGTTGAGCGGCATCAACGTCAGACGGCGACGGAGTTGGTCCCGCGCAACCAGATCTAGAAACTGGTTGCCATGTTTGTGCAGCAAGAGGGCCGTCAGTGTAATTATCCAGTCCTGTCTTAGTGTTTGCGCCGCACGAGCCCAATTGGGCAGCAACGCACGTATGAT
Encoded here:
- a CDS encoding hypothetical protein (Evidence 5 : Unknown function), which produces MNRVLAVQNELPVYTVAADFLFFTLIT